From the genome of Vicia villosa cultivar HV-30 ecotype Madison, WI linkage group LG2, Vvil1.0, whole genome shotgun sequence, one region includes:
- the LOC131650571 gene encoding exocyst complex component SEC3A-like has translation MAKSSADDAELRRACEAAIEGTKQNIVISIRVVKTLGTWGKAAMLGRQMAKPRVLAISTKAKTQRTKAFLRVLKYSNGGVLEPAKIYKLKHLSKVEVATNDPSGCTFTLGFDNLRNHTVAPSQWTMRNIDDRNRLLLSILNICKDVLGRLPKVVGVDVVEMALWAKENTPAVSTQNKQAGGATVEYAVNEAELKVNVEKELVSQAEEEDMEALLGNYITGISQAEAFSERLKRELQALEAANVHAILESEPLIDEVLQGLEAASNCVEDMDEWLGMFNVKLRHMREDIESIEIRNNKLEMQSVNNQSLIVELDKLVERLHIPSEYSAFLTGDSFDEAQMLQNIEASEWLTGALRSFEVSNIDPTYAKMRAFKEKRGELQIIKSTFVRRASEFLRNYFATFVDFMMSDKSYFSQRGQLKRPDHADLRYKCRTYARLLQHLKILDKNCLGPLKKAYCCSLNLLLRREVREFANELRASNKTSKNLTEGSMGSGQNANSTDSSVADAYAKLLTVFIPLMVDESSFFAHFMCFEIPTLDGNKSGLTDDAKDDDDLGIADIDDKDSKSSTSINSVELAALNEALQDLLDGIQEDFYAVVEWASKIDPLCCISMHGITERYLSGQKADVARFVCLLLGDLESRISTMFRGFVDDACHQIERSERNVRQSVLPYIPRFATLATRMEQYIAGQSRDLVDQAYTKFLRLWEKK, from the exons ATGGCGAAATCTAGCGCCGACGATGCTGAACTCCGGCGAGCTTGCGAGGCTGCAATTGAAGGCACGAAACAGAATATCGTCATTTCCATCCGTGTCGTCAAGACTCTCGGTACCTGGGGAAAAGCTGCCATGCTTGGTCGTCAAATGGCTAAACCTAGGGTTCTCGCTATCTCTA CGAAAGCGAAAACTCAACGGACTAAAGCTTTTCTTCGAGTCTTAAAGTATTCAAATGGAGGAGTGCTTGAG CCTGCTAAGATATACAAGCTGAAGCATCTCTCAAAAGTGGAAGTAGCAACTAATGATCCCAGTGGATGTACATTTACTTTG GGATTTGATAACCTTAGAAATCACACTGTGGCTCCTTCACAGTGGACAATGCGCAATATTGATGACAG GAACCGCCTTCTGCTTTCTATCTTGAATATTTGCAAAGATGTCCTAGGTCGCCTTCCTAAAGTTGTTGGCGTAGATGTTGTGGAGATGGCTCTTTGGGCTAAG GAAAATACACCTGCAGTTTCCACTCAAAATAAACAAGCAGGTGGTGCTACTGTTGAATATGCTGTCAATGAGGCAGAATTGAAAGTCAATGTTGAAAAGGAGCTTGTCTCCCAAGCAGAGGAAGAGGACATGGAAGCTCTTTTGGGAAA TTATATCACGGGTATTAGTCAAGCAGAGGCATTTTCTGAAAGGTTGAAAAGAGAGCTCCAGGCTCTGGAAGCAGCAAATGTGCATGCTATTTTAGAAAGTGAGCCTTTGATAGATGAG GTGTTGCAAGGGCTTGAAGCTGCTTCAAATTGTGTGGAGGACATGGATGAATGGTTAGGCATGTTTAATGTGAAACTCCGACACATGAGGGAGGATATTGAATCA ATTGAAATCCGCAATAACAAGTTGGAAATGCAATCAGTAAATAACCAATCTCTCATTGTTGAGCTTGATAAACTTGTTGAGCGATTGCATATCCCTTCTGAG TATTCAGCATTTTTGACAGGAGATTCATTTGATGAAGCGCAAATGCTTCAAAATATTGAAGCAAGCGAGTGGTTGACCGGGGCCTTGCGCAGTTTTGAAGTGTCAAACATAGATCCTACTTACGCAAAGATGAGAGCT TTTAAAGAGAAGCGAGGAGAACTTCAAATAATAAAATCTACTTTTGTTAGGAGAGCCTCTGAGTTTTTGAGGAATTACTTTGCTACTTTTGTTGATTTCATGATGAGTGATAAGAGTTACTTTTCTCAG CGGGGACAGTTGAAAAGGCCAGATCATGCTGACCTGCGATACAAGTGCAGGACATATGCACGCCTTTTGCAACATTTAAag ATTCTTGACAAGAATTGCTTGGGCCCATTGAAAAAAGCTTATTGCTGTTCTCTAAACTTGCTTCTTCGCAGGGAG GTCCGTGAGTTTGCTAATGAACTTCGTGCTAGTAATAAAACTTCTAAAAATCTAACAGAAGGTTCCATGGGATCTGGTCAGAATGCAAATTCTACCGACTCTTCCGTTGCTGATGCATATGCAAAGTTGCTCACTGTTTTTATCCCACTTATGGTGGATGAG AGTTCTTTTTTTGCACACTTCATGTGCTTCGAAATTCCTACACTTGATGGTAATAAATCAGGACTTACTGATGATGCTAAAGATGACGATGATTTGGGAATTGCGGACATTGACGATAAGGATAGTAAATCAAGTACAA GTATAAATTCTGTGGAGCTAGCAGCTTTAAATGAAGCACTTCAGGATTTGCTTGATGGAATTCAA GAAGACTTCTATGCTGTTGTGGAGTGGGCAAGCAAGATTGATCCTTTATGCTGCATATCAATGCACGGAATTACAGAACGTTATCTCTCTGGTCAAAAAGCTGATGTAGCAAGATTTGTCTGCCTTTTGCTTGGTGACCTTGAGTCTCGTATATCTACGATGTTTAGAGGT TTTGTGGATGACGCTTGCCATCAGATTGAAAGAAGTGAACGCAATGTTCGCCAAAGTGTCCTACCCTACATTCCCAG ATTTGCAACCCTTGCAACGCGGATGGAGCAGTACATTGCTGGACAGTCCAGGGATTTGGTTGACCAAGCGTACACAAAATTT CTGAGGTTGTGGGAGAAGAAATAA